The following proteins come from a genomic window of Aspergillus luchuensis IFO 4308 DNA, chromosome 3, nearly complete sequence:
- a CDS encoding uncharacterized protein (COG:P;~EggNog:ENOG410PIA4;~InterPro:IPR002657,IPR038770,IPR004706;~TransMembrane:5 (n2-12c17/18o33-55i67-86o98-119i131-154o160-181i);~go_component: GO:0016020 - membrane [Evidence IEA];~go_component: GO:0016021 - integral component of membrane [Evidence IEA];~go_function: GO:0015103 - inorganic anion transmembrane transporter activity [Evidence IEA];~go_function: GO:0015297 - antiporter activity [Evidence IEA]) has product MVLFAPLAIFFIRVIGGANHGLTIDYSLAAKSVGVFLGIPLGAAIVTRFSLRFLISREWYDKHFLKWISPLSLIGLLFTILVLFASQGRHVVHQIVSVIRVAAPLVVYFAVIFGATLAVTRRCGFGYRLSCTQSFTAASNNFELAIAVAIATFGVDSDQALAATVGPLIEVPVLLGLVYVVKWVAKRQKWAP; this is encoded by the coding sequence ATGGTCCTATTTGCACCCCTCGCAATCTTTTTCATTCGCGTCATTGGTGGAGCGAACCACGGTCTAACAATCGACTATTCACTGGCTGCAAAAAGCGTTGGCGTATTCCTTGGTATCCCTCTGGGAGCAGCCATCGTCACCCGTTTCTCCCTTAGGTTCCTGATCAGCAGAGAGTGGTACGATAAGCATTTCTTGAAATGGATTAGCCCACTGTCTCTGATCGGCTTGCTGTTCACCATCCTGGTTCTGTTCGCGTCACAGGGGCGACATGTGGTCCACCAGATCGTATCGGTTATCCGAGTAGCGGCTCCTCTGGTCGTCTACTTCGCTGTCATCTTTGGTGCCACTCTTGCCGTAACACGCCGCTGCGGTTTCGGATACAGATTGTCTTGCACGCAGAGTTTCACTGCTGCCAGCAATAACTTTGAGCTCGCTATCGCAGTCGCGATAGCAACATTTGGCGTGGATAGCGACCAGGCTTTGGCAGCAACAGTTGGACCTCTCATTGAGGTCCCCGTGCTTCTGGGATTGGTATATGTGGTCAAGTGGGTTGCCAAAAGACAAAAGTGGGCTCCTTAA
- a CDS encoding bZIP transcription factor (COG:S;~EggNog:ENOG410Q2P1): MDPKKHQKDLDRLARIRENQRNSRARKQQHTRELENKLAALQEQARHRDVEHRMAVQRLEAENRKLRYLLTRSGLSSELLEHYLQIDDPALTEKVAIPKLRSTEAQCQSQDSSACIPKARNAATNALQPIEPGLSSPGQSCDRVTKPRSEIVQAASDIEVPVRDRSVCGCGPGEAVESWPSNGDVLNTTLCAIADELIDQYNTRGVELSEIRRKLWAGFSKGLTTEEGCRVQNHILFQVLDEISNS; the protein is encoded by the exons ATGGACCCCAAGAAGCACCAAAAG GATCTCGATAGACTTGCTCGCATCCGAGAAAATCAGCGGAATAGTCGCGCTAGGAAACAACAGCACACCCGCGAGTTAGAAAACAAGTTGGCTGCTTTGCAAGAACAAGCGCGTCACCGGGATGTGGAACATAGAATGGCCGTGCAGAGGCTTGAGGCGGAGAACAGGAAGTTGAGATATCTTCTGACTCGCTCGGGCTTGTCGTCGGAGTTATTAGAACACTATCTGCAAATCGATGATCCAGCGTTGACGGAGAAAGTAGCCATTCCGAAGCTTCGTTCGACTGAAGCACAATGCCAGTCACAAGACAGTTCGGCCTGTATACCAAAGGCCAGAAATGCTGCTACCAATGCACTACAACCAATTGAGCCGGGCCTTTCTAGTCCAGGACAAAGCTGTGATCGTGTTACAAAGCCTCGTTCGGAGATTGTGCAGGCGGCCTCGGACATTGAAGTGCCCGTCCGAGACCGATCTGTCTGTGGTTGTGGCCCGGGGGAAGCCGTGGAGTCATGGCCGAGCAATGGTGATGTTTTGAATACCACACTTTGTGCCATTGCAGATGAATTGATCGACCAGTACAATACACGTGGAGTGGAGCTGTCAGAGATCCGCAGGAAACTCTGGGCCGGTTTCTCCAAAGGACTCACTACAGAGGAGGGATGCAGAGTACAGAACCATATACTGTTTCAGGTCCTGGATGAAATAAGCAACAGCTGA